Within the Magnetospirillum sp. genome, the region GGCGCGCACCGCCCGTGCCCAAGCCAAGTGCAATGAGCTCGCCCGCCTCGTCGAACGTCAGCAGCACCACGTCGCCCGCAGGGTTGCGCGCCTCGACGCGGTAGCAGCCTTCGACCAAGGTCATCTTTTCGAAACCGACGAAGCCCATGTCGAGCAGCCGGTCGGTGACCTTGTTGACGGTCGCGCGCTCGAAGCCCGACGCTTTGCACGACGGACCGTCGGACGGCGGGGTCTGCGCGACCGCCGCCGCAGCTGCCATGCACAAAACGATAGACAGAAAGAAACGACGCATAGCGCCTAGCTTAGCACGCCGCTGGCCGCCGCCGCGATAACGGCGGCGGCGGCAAAACAGCCCGCGAACAGGCTGCGCCCGAACAGAACATACGTGCCGAGCGCCGCTGCACATGCGCCCAAACGCACCACGAGTGCGATCTCGCGCAGTTCGCCAGACGGAAACACGACGAGCCGTACGACCAAGGCCGCCAGAATCGCGTAGGCGACGGCGGCGAACCATTCGAACAGCAGCCCGTTGGGATCGAGCCTGCC harbors:
- a CDS encoding AzlD domain-containing protein, which translates into the protein MSAELGLYGAAVAAAAATYFWRGFGVAVGGRLDPNGLLFEWFAAVAYAILAALVVRLVVFPSGELREIALVVRLGACAAALGTYVLFGRSLFAGCFAAAAVIAAAASGVLS